One genomic region from Indicator indicator isolate 239-I01 chromosome 7, UM_Iind_1.1, whole genome shotgun sequence encodes:
- the STOX1 gene encoding LOW QUALITY PROTEIN: storkhead-box protein 1 (The sequence of the model RefSeq protein was modified relative to this genomic sequence to represent the inferred CDS: deleted 1 base in 1 codon; substituted 2 bases at 2 genomic stop codons), protein MNPLSQSCSIPLAGGICHTVLDMNADSVMVTQEALMEQLVKNYPGIALPSHKILYNTLGTLVKERKIYHTGEGYFIVTPNTYFIPNNTTEDKRGVPLENSYCCSLPSIIYLVNTECCANLVKENISTVFHYRSCHCFPDQNMLGIRHRYLMNPEPNGGGRKGHSELKPSIQNQGISMSAENHSWDTTKSLASVKEKLKSKRFGLGLFWRSTSKKEKNKKEYSTFSAQFLPQEWPVRDDDDLDNIPHDTEHEIIEHINPTLTVDNLIKHTILMQKCEKQKKITSEGTSAEGSILSQLKSRTXKPERAFQRPKSLNSPKHFDYKHEKLATEKQADANEADSDADTLQNFTXEVGAVVACCALGSQVEEERNPLGKDLFLKDACTVTSGQKHSEGMENHSITGDSGIDSPKKENTFMETVGRSFHYQLEISFRKGGFGFEKTEETLPAAAEQSPAALTPVCLSPGPPCQGFTGLAGLRYEAIPSEEPLCRRPGGRYPYPPPPVMAGAPKHAGELVSLLAGAGHAGCCSPGKRPR, encoded by the exons GCATTGCACTTCCCTCCCACAAAATCTTATATAATACCCTTGGCACTCTagttaaagaaaggaaaatctaTCATACAGGAGAAGGATACTTCATTGTGACTCCCAACACATACTTTATCCCAAATAATACCACAGAAGACAAGAGAGGGGTGCCATTGGAGAACAGTTATTGCTGTTCATTGCCTTCCATCATTTACCTGGTAAACACTGAGTGCTGTGCAAACCtggtgaaagaaaacatttctacaGTATTCCATTACAGATCCTGCCATTGTTTCCCTGACCAGAATATGCTTGGCATAAGACATCGGTACCTAATGAACCCTGAACCTaatggaggaggaaggaaaggccACAGTGAATTGAAGCCTTCCATTCAAAATCAAGGGATCTCCATGTCTGCTGAAAACCATTCCTGGGACACAACCAAATCCCTGgcttctgtgaaagagaaactgaaaagcaaaaggtTTGGCCTTGGACTTTTCTGGAGAAGCActtctaaaaaagaaaaaaataagaaggagTACTCCACTTTTTCAGCCCAGTTTCTTCCTCAGGAGTGGCCAGTCAGGGATGACGATGACTTAGATAATATTCCACATGATACTGAACATGAAATCATCGAGCATATTAACCCTACCCTTACAGTTGATAATTTGATTAAACACACAATATTAATGCAGaagtgtgagaagcagaaaaaaatc acCAGTGAGGGTACCTCGGCTGAAGGGTCAATACTCAG TCAGCTCAAGTCCAGGACTTGAAAGCCAGAAAGGGCTTTTCAAAGGCCAAAGTCCTTGAACTCCCCAAAACACTTTGATTACAAACATGAAAAGCTGGCTACTGAAAAGCAGGCTGAT GCTAATGAGGCTGACTCAGATGCTGACACTTTGCAGAATTTCACCTAGGAGGTGGGAGCAGTAGTGGCATGCTGTGCTTTGGGCTCACAGgttgaagaagaaagaaaccctCTGGGGAAAGATCTCTTTTTAAAGGATGCCTGCACTGTGACATCAGGACAGAAGCACTCAGAAGGGATGGAAAACCACAGCATTACAGGAGACAGTGGAATTGACtccccaaagaaagaaaacacat TTATGGAGACAGTAGGCCGAAGTTTTCATTATCAGTTGGAGATTTCATTTAGAAAAGGTGGCTTCGGCTTTGAAAAAACGGAAGAAACCCTGCCAGCTGCggctgagcagagccctgcagcactcACTCCCGTCTGCCTTAGTCCAGGGCCG CCCTGCCAGGGTTTCACGGGCCTAGCGGGGCTACGGTACGAGGCAATCCCCAGTGAAGAGCCGCTTTGCCGCCGGCCTGGAGGACGTTACCCTTACCCACCCCCGCCCGTCATGGCGGGCGCTCCCAAGCACGCGGGGGAGCTCGTGTCTCTCCTCGCCGGCGCAGGTCATGCTGGGTGCTGTAGTCCGGGGAAGAGGCCCCGCTGA